The following coding sequences lie in one Flavobacterium sp. 20NA77.7 genomic window:
- a CDS encoding Tex family protein, with amino-acid sequence MNHIQFIQNQTNIASKSIEATIKLLSEDCTIPFISRYRKDQTENLDEVQIEAISKLNKQFEEIVKRKESILKSIEEQNALSPELKTKIENSFDLQELEDLYLPYKKKKKTKADVARENGLEPLAKIIMSQKNDDLEFLASNYLNTNVKNEDEALQGARDIIAEWINENIFIRKNLRRLFQRKALITTKVVKTKKDEEAAQKFSQYFDWEEPISKAPSHRLLAMLRAEAEGFVKLNVAVEKEEALDFIEENTIKNKHSDATEHLELAIKDSYKRLLEPAISNETLQEAKVKADSKAIDVFAENLRQLLLAPPLGEKRILAIDPGYRTGCKVVCLDEKGDLLHNETIYPHAPQNDTAMAMKKIRSMVNAYNIEAISIGNGTASRETEFFIKKIAFDKPVQVFVVSEAGASVYSASKIARDEFPNYDVTVRGSVSIGRRLSDPLAELVKIDPKSIGVGQYQHDVDQTKLQAALDSTVISCVNSVGININTASKSLLSYVSGIGEKMAENIVAYRSENGPFEDRKQLKKVPRLGEKAYQQAAAFIRIKDGKNPLDNSAVHPEAYTIVEKMAKDLGVKTDELIANKEKTTQISPEKYITSEIGILTLKDILKELEKPGLDPRKAAKIFEFDPNVRSISDLRSGMILPGIVNNITAFGCFVDVGIKESGLVHISQLKEGFVSDVNEVVKMHQHVQVKVVEVDEARKRIQLTMAF; translated from the coding sequence ATGAACCATATCCAATTTATACAAAATCAAACCAATATTGCTTCTAAAAGCATTGAAGCAACCATAAAATTACTTTCAGAAGATTGCACGATTCCGTTTATTTCGCGTTACCGTAAAGACCAAACCGAAAATTTAGACGAGGTGCAAATAGAAGCCATTTCAAAATTAAACAAACAATTTGAAGAAATCGTTAAGCGAAAAGAAAGCATTTTAAAATCTATTGAAGAACAAAACGCACTTTCGCCAGAATTGAAAACTAAAATTGAAAACAGTTTTGATTTGCAAGAATTGGAAGATTTGTATTTACCTTATAAAAAGAAGAAAAAAACCAAAGCCGATGTAGCTCGTGAAAACGGATTAGAGCCTTTAGCAAAAATAATAATGTCTCAAAAAAATGATGATCTTGAGTTTTTGGCATCAAATTATTTAAATACAAACGTTAAAAACGAAGACGAAGCGTTACAAGGCGCACGCGATATTATTGCGGAATGGATAAATGAAAACATATTTATTCGTAAAAATTTACGTCGCTTGTTCCAACGTAAAGCATTGATTACCACAAAAGTAGTCAAGACAAAAAAAGACGAGGAAGCCGCCCAAAAATTTTCGCAATATTTTGATTGGGAAGAACCTATTTCTAAAGCACCTTCCCACCGATTATTAGCCATGTTGCGAGCCGAAGCAGAAGGTTTCGTGAAGTTAAATGTTGCAGTTGAAAAAGAAGAAGCCTTAGATTTTATCGAAGAAAACACCATCAAAAATAAACATTCGGATGCAACCGAACATTTAGAATTAGCTATTAAAGACAGTTATAAACGCTTGTTAGAACCGGCTATTTCAAACGAAACGTTGCAAGAAGCCAAGGTTAAAGCCGATAGTAAAGCCATTGATGTATTTGCAGAAAATTTACGTCAGTTGTTATTGGCGCCACCTTTAGGCGAAAAACGTATTTTAGCCATCGATCCAGGGTATCGAACGGGTTGTAAAGTGGTTTGTTTGGATGAAAAAGGCGATTTGTTACATAACGAAACTATTTATCCTCACGCACCTCAAAATGATACCGCTATGGCGATGAAAAAAATACGTTCAATGGTAAATGCATATAACATTGAAGCCATTTCTATTGGAAACGGAACAGCATCTCGCGAAACGGAATTTTTTATTAAAAAAATTGCTTTTGATAAGCCGGTACAGGTTTTTGTGGTTTCAGAAGCGGGCGCATCAGTGTATTCGGCGAGTAAAATTGCTCGTGATGAATTTCCAAATTATGATGTTACCGTTCGTGGTTCGGTTTCTATAGGAAGACGACTTTCAGATCCCTTGGCCGAATTGGTAAAAATAGATCCTAAATCAATTGGCGTAGGACAATATCAACATGATGTAGACCAAACCAAATTGCAAGCTGCATTAGACAGCACAGTAATAAGTTGTGTAAATTCTGTTGGAATTAACATTAATACCGCGAGTAAATCATTGTTGAGTTATGTTTCTGGAATTGGAGAAAAAATGGCTGAAAACATCGTGGCCTATCGTTCTGAGAATGGTCCTTTTGAAGACAGAAAACAATTGAAAAAAGTGCCTCGTTTAGGCGAAAAAGCATATCAACAAGCAGCGGCATTTATCAGAATTAAAGACGGAAAAAATCCGTTGGATAATTCAGCTGTGCATCCAGAAGCGTATACAATAGTAGAAAAAATGGCTAAAGATTTGGGTGTAAAAACAGATGAACTAATAGCGAATAAAGAAAAAACCACCCAAATTTCTCCTGAAAAATACATTACTTCAGAAATTGGAATTTTAACCTTAAAAGACATTTTAAAAGAGTTAGAAAAACCAGGATTAGACCCAAGAAAAGCAGCTAAAATTTTCGAGTTTGACCCTAATGTCCGTTCTATTTCTGATTTAAGAAGCGGCATGATTTTACCTGGAATTGTAAACAACATTACTGCTTTTGGTTGCTTTGTTGACGTAGGAATTAAAGAAAGTGGCTTGGTTCA
- a CDS encoding DUF1294 domain-containing protein yields the protein MEPILFYLLIINLVTLFIWGYDKQMAKTNGQRISEIQLLLLIFLGGFLGGILGILLFKHKISKRFFLIKFFAVGLLQLIFLRFVLRILWN from the coding sequence TTGGAACCAATATTATTCTATTTGTTAATTATTAATTTAGTTACTCTTTTTATTTGGGGTTATGATAAACAAATGGCTAAAACAAATGGTCAACGAATTTCGGAAATACAGTTATTGTTATTAATTTTCTTAGGCGGTTTCTTAGGTGGTATTTTAGGAATATTGCTATTTAAACATAAAATTTCAAAACGTTTTTTTCTTATCAAATTTTTTGCTGTTGGTTTATTACAGTTAATTTTTTTACGTTTTGTTCTACGAATTTTATGGAACTAA